The following proteins are co-located in the Hydrogenophaga sp. RAC07 genome:
- the clsB gene encoding cardiolipin synthase ClsB → MLLLQGGAEFFPALVAAMDAARRVVHLETYIFEFAGSALSVAEALERAAQRGVVVRLVIDGVGTPVIPPTWRERFDAAGVHWHIYAPLGRFGLLLPSRWRRLHRKLCVVDGTVGFCGGINIIDDQDDVALGKLDAPRLDFSLRVAGPLVQDMAETMEQLWWRLQAARQARRREFKAAWEALRESRPVGDFSRLLQKLETARTSGQGSDSAFGDSSAAPLGVDSARATLLLRDNVSHRHDIERAYLKAIGAARREIVIANAYFIPGRKLRRALILAAARGVRVRLLSQGRYENFFQYRAARPVYQHLVNAGIEIHEYAPSALHAKVAVVDERWATVGSTNLDPLSLLLAREANVMTTDRRFAELLRSHLDGLVQNAGDMVDVRALSSRHWTQRVLDRIAFGIMRATLFVTGHRY, encoded by the coding sequence TTGCTGCTGCTTCAAGGCGGCGCCGAGTTCTTTCCGGCGCTGGTGGCGGCGATGGATGCCGCGCGCCGTGTGGTGCACCTGGAAACCTACATCTTCGAGTTTGCCGGCTCCGCACTCAGCGTGGCCGAAGCACTGGAGCGCGCGGCGCAGCGCGGCGTGGTGGTGCGGCTGGTGATCGACGGCGTGGGCACGCCGGTCATTCCGCCGACATGGCGGGAGCGGTTCGACGCCGCCGGCGTGCACTGGCACATCTACGCACCGCTGGGCCGATTCGGCCTGCTGCTGCCCAGCCGCTGGCGGCGCCTGCACCGCAAGCTCTGCGTGGTCGATGGCACGGTGGGGTTTTGTGGTGGCATCAACATCATCGACGACCAGGACGATGTGGCGCTGGGCAAGCTGGACGCTCCTCGGCTGGACTTTTCATTGCGCGTGGCCGGCCCCTTGGTGCAGGACATGGCCGAGACCATGGAGCAGTTGTGGTGGCGCCTGCAGGCCGCGCGCCAGGCTCGCCGGCGCGAGTTCAAGGCGGCGTGGGAAGCCTTGCGCGAGTCGCGCCCGGTGGGCGACTTCTCGCGTCTGCTGCAAAAGCTGGAGACGGCCCGCACCAGTGGGCAGGGCAGCGACAGCGCGTTTGGCGACAGCAGCGCCGCGCCCCTGGGCGTGGACAGTGCGCGCGCCACGCTGCTGCTGCGCGACAACGTGAGCCACCGCCACGACATCGAACGCGCCTACCTCAAGGCCATCGGCGCGGCGCGGCGCGAGATCGTGATCGCCAACGCGTACTTCATCCCCGGACGCAAGCTGCGCCGCGCGCTCATCCTGGCGGCCGCGCGGGGAGTGCGGGTTCGCTTGCTCTCGCAAGGCCGGTACGAAAACTTCTTTCAGTACCGCGCCGCGCGGCCGGTCTACCAGCACCTGGTCAACGCCGGCATCGAGATCCACGAGTACGCCCCGAGCGCGCTGCATGCCAAGGTGGCGGTGGTGGACGAGCGCTGGGCCACGGTGGGATCGACCAACCTCGACCCGCTCTCGTTGCTGCTGGCGCGCGAGGCCAATGTGATGACCACCGACCGGCGCTTTGCCGAGTTGCTGCGCAGCCACCTCGATGGCCTGGTACAGAACGCGGGCGACATGGTCGATGTGCGGGCCTTGAGCAGCCGGCACTGGACGCAGAGGGTGCTCGATCGAATCGCGTTCGGCATCATGCGCGCGACCTTGTTTGTCACCGGTCATCGCTACTGA
- a CDS encoding ligase-associated DNA damage response exonuclease → MNDDLIVQRPQGLYCPPGDFYIDPWRKVERAVITHAHADHARPGHAHYLATAVSEGLLRSRLGQGITMQGLAYGETVEHHGVRISLHPAGHVLGSAQVRVEHGGRVWVASGDYRTTPAGAMPDRTCTPFEPVRCDTFITESTFGLPIYRWRPDAELFGQINQWWADNAAAGRASVLVCYSLGKAQRILGGVDASIGPIVCHGAVEPLNRAYRAVGVALPDTLMVSDVTDKASLQRALVLCPGSALGTPWIKRFGDFSDAFASGWMQVRGQRRRGGHDRGFVLSDHADWPGLLGAIGASGAERVIVTHGSVPVLVRYLQEQGLQAEGFDTEYGDEHETRAEIVPAPAA, encoded by the coding sequence ATGAACGACGACCTGATCGTCCAGCGCCCGCAGGGCCTGTACTGCCCGCCGGGCGACTTCTACATCGATCCCTGGCGCAAGGTCGAGCGCGCCGTGATCACGCACGCGCACGCCGACCACGCGCGCCCTGGTCATGCGCACTACCTGGCCACCGCGGTGTCCGAAGGCCTGCTGCGCTCGCGGCTGGGGCAGGGCATCACGATGCAGGGGCTGGCCTATGGCGAAACCGTGGAGCACCACGGCGTGCGCATCTCGCTGCACCCGGCTGGGCATGTGCTGGGTTCGGCCCAGGTGCGGGTCGAGCATGGCGGCCGCGTGTGGGTGGCCAGCGGCGACTACCGCACCACACCGGCCGGCGCCATGCCCGACCGCACCTGCACACCCTTCGAGCCGGTGCGCTGCGACACCTTCATCACCGAGTCCACCTTCGGCCTGCCGATCTACCGCTGGCGGCCCGACGCCGAGCTGTTCGGCCAGATCAACCAGTGGTGGGCCGACAACGCCGCTGCCGGGCGCGCCAGCGTGCTGGTGTGCTACAGCCTGGGCAAGGCGCAGCGCATCCTGGGCGGGGTGGACGCATCCATCGGCCCCATCGTCTGCCACGGCGCGGTCGAGCCGCTCAACCGCGCCTACCGCGCGGTGGGCGTGGCACTGCCCGACACGCTGATGGTCAGCGACGTGACCGACAAGGCCAGTCTGCAGCGCGCGCTGGTGCTCTGCCCCGGCAGTGCACTCGGCACACCGTGGATCAAACGCTTCGGCGATTTTTCCGACGCGTTCGCCAGCGGCTGGATGCAGGTGCGTGGCCAGCGCCGGCGCGGTGGCCACGACCGCGGCTTTGTGCTCAGCGACCACGCCGACTGGCCCGGCCTGTTGGGCGCCATCGGAGCCAGCGGCGCCGAGCGCGTGATCGTCACGCACGGCAGCGTCCCGGTGCTGGTGAGGTACCTGCAGGAGCAAGGCCTGCAGGCCGAGGGCTTCGACACCGAATATGGCGACGAGCACGAAACCCGGGCCGAGATCGTGCCCGCTCCCGCAGCATGA
- a CDS encoding ATP-dependent DNA ligase: MKRFADLFAELDATTSTSAKVTALQRYLGAVDDADAAWAVYFLSGGKPRQLIKTAQLRALAEEASGLPAWLFDASYQAVGDLAETIALVLPAPASADGLATSLSDWMEQRLLPLRGQGDEVVAVALRNWWRELDATGRFLLVKLVGGGFRVGVSKLLVQRAIAQHAGLDAKQVAARMMGFTDGKRLPTAAQYRSLLAPVETAGDEHAGREPSQPYPFFLASPLGRDASDGLLDMEVASTGIAQAMQARLGPAGDWLAEWKFDGIRGQIVKRAGQVWVWSRGEELMSDRFPELQALAQRWPDSTVVDGEILVWDEEGGPALPGSDRPGRPAPFALLQQRIGRKTLNAKVLADAPVSFMAYDLLEAGAQDLRALPQTERRARLEALAAGLNVATGPRLWLSPRIDGSDWTTLAEQRSKARKLGVEGLMLKHRDSVYGSGRQKRWAGPGTGSEDGVLAWWKWKIDPLSIDGVLIYAQAGHGRRASVYTDYTFAVWSRAPASAAEAQSVVDAIARREPAVPGALQLVAFTKAYSGLTDDEFKSVDAVIRQHTLEKFGPVRSVRPTMVFELAFEGIARSTRHKSGVALRFPRMQRIRHDKPLHEASTLQDLEQLLVKTPAKIGQDH; encoded by the coding sequence ATGAAGCGCTTCGCCGACCTGTTCGCCGAACTCGACGCGACCACCTCGACCAGCGCCAAGGTCACGGCGCTGCAGCGCTATCTGGGCGCGGTGGACGATGCCGACGCGGCCTGGGCCGTGTACTTCCTCTCGGGCGGAAAACCGCGCCAGCTGATCAAGACCGCGCAGCTGCGCGCGCTGGCCGAAGAGGCGTCTGGCCTGCCCGCCTGGCTGTTCGACGCGAGCTACCAGGCCGTGGGCGACCTGGCCGAAACCATCGCGCTGGTGCTGCCCGCGCCCGCGAGCGCAGACGGTCTGGCCACCAGCCTGAGCGACTGGATGGAGCAGCGCCTGTTGCCGCTGCGCGGGCAGGGCGACGAGGTGGTGGCCGTGGCCTTGCGCAACTGGTGGCGCGAGCTCGATGCCACCGGACGTTTCCTGCTGGTCAAGCTGGTGGGCGGCGGTTTCCGTGTGGGTGTGAGCAAGCTGCTCGTGCAGCGCGCCATCGCCCAACACGCGGGGCTGGACGCCAAACAGGTGGCCGCGCGCATGATGGGTTTCACCGACGGCAAGCGACTGCCCACCGCTGCGCAATACCGGTCGCTGCTGGCTCCCGTCGAGACAGCGGGCGATGAACATGCCGGTCGCGAGCCCAGCCAACCCTATCCGTTTTTTCTCGCCAGTCCGCTGGGCAGGGATGCCAGCGACGGCCTGCTGGACATGGAAGTCGCCAGCACCGGCATCGCGCAGGCCATGCAGGCGCGGCTGGGACCGGCCGGCGACTGGCTGGCCGAGTGGAAGTTCGACGGCATCCGCGGCCAGATCGTCAAGCGCGCCGGTCAGGTGTGGGTGTGGTCGCGCGGCGAGGAGCTCATGAGCGACCGCTTCCCCGAGTTGCAGGCCCTGGCGCAGCGCTGGCCCGACAGCACGGTGGTCGACGGCGAGATCCTGGTCTGGGACGAGGAGGGCGGGCCAGCCTTGCCCGGCAGCGACCGGCCCGGTCGGCCCGCGCCGTTTGCGTTGCTGCAGCAACGCATCGGCCGCAAGACGCTCAACGCCAAGGTGCTGGCCGACGCACCCGTGAGCTTCATGGCCTACGACCTGCTGGAAGCCGGCGCACAAGACCTGCGTGCGTTGCCACAAACCGAACGCCGAGCCCGCCTGGAGGCCTTGGCAGCGGGTTTGAACGTGGCGACCGGCCCGCGCCTGTGGCTGTCTCCGCGCATCGACGGCAGCGACTGGACCACGCTCGCCGAACAACGCTCGAAGGCACGCAAGCTCGGTGTGGAAGGCCTCATGCTCAAGCACCGCGACAGCGTCTACGGCTCCGGGCGCCAGAAACGCTGGGCCGGTCCGGGCACCGGCAGCGAAGACGGTGTGCTCGCCTGGTGGAAATGGAAGATCGACCCGCTGAGCATCGACGGCGTGTTGATCTACGCCCAGGCCGGCCACGGTCGCCGTGCCTCGGTTTACACCGACTACACCTTCGCCGTGTGGAGCCGCGCGCCGGCCAGCGCCGCCGAGGCCCAGTCCGTGGTGGACGCCATTGCCCGGCGCGAACCCGCCGTGCCCGGCGCGCTGCAACTGGTGGCTTTCACCAAGGCCTATTCGGGCCTGACCGACGACGAGTTCAAGTCGGTCGACGCGGTGATCCGCCAGCACACGCTGGAGAAGTTCGGGCCGGTGCGCAGCGTACGGCCCACGATGGTGTTTGAACTCGCCTTTGAAGGCATCGCCCGCAGCACCCGCCACAAAAGCGGCGTGGCGCTGCGCTTTCCGCGCATGCAGCGCATCCGGCACGACAAACCCCTGCACGAGGCGAGCACGTTGCAGGATCTGGAGCAGCTGCTGGTGAAAACCCCAGCGAAAATCGGTCAAGACCACTGA
- the folE gene encoding GTP cyclohydrolase I encodes MLLKTDPPTTPPAPDDDIGTPVSVKIRERVKAARQRFHSNDNIAEFIEPGELELLLDEVAEKMKGVLDSMVIDLDNDHNTGDTARRVAKMYIKEVFNGRYVKAPSITEFPNAEHLNELMIVGPITVRSACSHHFCPVIGRIWIGVMPNEHTNVIGLSKYARLAEWIMGRPQIQEEAVVQLADLIQEKTQPDGLALVMEASHYCMAWRGVKDLDSKMINSVMRGVFLKDPNLRREFLSLIPR; translated from the coding sequence ATGCTGCTGAAGACCGACCCCCCCACGACCCCTCCTGCACCCGACGACGACATCGGCACGCCCGTGTCCGTCAAGATCCGCGAGCGTGTGAAAGCGGCGCGCCAGCGCTTCCATTCCAACGACAACATCGCCGAATTCATCGAGCCGGGTGAGCTCGAGCTGTTGCTCGACGAGGTCGCCGAGAAGATGAAAGGCGTGCTCGACAGCATGGTCATCGACCTCGACAACGACCACAACACCGGCGACACCGCGCGCCGCGTGGCCAAGATGTACATCAAGGAAGTGTTCAACGGGCGCTACGTCAAGGCGCCCAGCATTACCGAATTCCCGAACGCCGAGCATCTCAACGAATTGATGATCGTCGGACCCATCACGGTGCGCAGCGCCTGCAGCCACCATTTCTGCCCGGTGATCGGCCGCATCTGGATCGGCGTGATGCCCAACGAACACACCAACGTGATCGGCCTGTCCAAGTACGCGCGCCTGGCCGAGTGGATCATGGGTCGCCCGCAGATCCAGGAAGAGGCCGTGGTGCAGCTGGCCGACCTGATCCAGGAAAAGACCCAGCCCGACGGCCTGGCTCTCGTGATGGAAGCCAGCCACTACTGCATGGCCTGGCGCGGCGTGAAAGACCTGGACAGCAAGATGATCAACTCGGTCATGCGCGGCGTGTTCCTCAAAGACCCCAACCTGCGGCGCGAATTCCTCTCGCTCATCCCGCGCTGA
- a CDS encoding BLUF domain-containing protein, whose translation MLVRLLYVSRAVEKDSPRVIESILESSRSHNMGYGITGVLCYGGGVFLQAIEGGRSAVNTLYNHIVADDRHTGVELLHYEEITERRFGGWTMGQVNLSKLNTSIVLKYSEKPEFDPYAVSGKVSLALLEELMATASIIGRA comes from the coding sequence ATGCTCGTCCGCCTCCTCTACGTCAGCCGCGCTGTCGAAAAAGATTCCCCCCGCGTGATCGAATCCATCCTCGAATCCTCGCGTTCGCACAACATGGGCTACGGCATCACCGGCGTGCTGTGCTACGGCGGTGGCGTGTTCCTGCAGGCGATTGAAGGCGGTCGCAGTGCGGTCAACACGCTCTACAACCACATCGTGGCCGACGATCGCCACACCGGCGTGGAACTGCTGCACTACGAAGAAATCACCGAGCGCCGCTTCGGTGGCTGGACGATGGGCCAGGTCAATCTGTCCAAGCTCAACACCTCCATCGTGCTCAAGTACTCGGAGAAGCCCGAGTTCGATCCGTACGCGGTGTCGGGCAAGGTTTCTCTTGCCCTGCTCGAAGAGTTGATGGCCACCGCGAGCATCATCGGCAGGGCTTGA
- a CDS encoding DMT family transporter, with the protein MSLTALGLIVLAGLIHACWNIAAKKAGGDARFAFFSAFLMMLVWAPLGWWIGRDVVPGWGAIEWALVLASGVLHVIYYVILLRGYRKSDLTVVYPMARGTGPLLSSLVAIVLLGEQISALGLAGIAGVVGGVFLIAGGPGLLRAAHDPVARMRVHKGMVYGVVTGVFIASYTVVDGYAVKVVLMSPILVDYMGNFVRVALLAPSVLRDLPTAVQLWHTQWRYALLVAVVSPVAYVLVLFAMQQAPLSHVAPAREVSMLFAALIGGQLLGEGDRVARLLGAMLIAAGVMALALG; encoded by the coding sequence ATGTCCCTGACTGCGCTCGGCCTGATCGTTCTCGCGGGCCTGATCCACGCCTGCTGGAACATCGCCGCCAAGAAGGCCGGGGGCGACGCGCGCTTCGCCTTCTTCAGCGCCTTCCTCATGATGCTGGTGTGGGCGCCGCTGGGCTGGTGGATCGGGCGCGATGTGGTGCCGGGCTGGGGCGCCATCGAATGGGCGCTGGTGCTGGCCAGCGGCGTGCTCCACGTCATCTACTACGTCATCCTGCTGCGCGGTTACCGCAAGTCCGACCTCACCGTGGTCTACCCCATGGCGCGAGGCACCGGTCCGCTGTTGTCGTCGCTGGTGGCCATCGTGCTGCTGGGTGAACAGATCTCCGCGCTGGGCCTGGCCGGCATTGCCGGCGTGGTGGGTGGTGTGTTCCTGATTGCGGGCGGGCCCGGCCTGTTGCGCGCTGCGCACGACCCGGTGGCGCGCATGCGTGTGCACAAGGGCATGGTCTATGGCGTGGTCACCGGCGTGTTCATTGCGTCCTACACCGTGGTCGACGGCTACGCGGTCAAGGTGGTGCTGATGTCACCCATCCTGGTGGACTACATGGGCAACTTCGTGCGCGTGGCGCTGCTCGCGCCCAGCGTGCTGCGCGACCTCCCCACGGCCGTGCAGCTCTGGCACACGCAATGGCGCTACGCCTTGCTGGTGGCGGTGGTGAGCCCGGTGGCCTATGTGCTGGTGCTCTTTGCCATGCAGCAGGCGCCGTTGTCGCATGTGGCGCCGGCGCGCGAGGTGTCGATGTTGTTCGCCGCATTGATCGGCGGCCAGTTGCTGGGCGAAGGTGACCGGGTCGCGCGGCTGTTGGGGGCCATGTTGATCGCTGCGGGCGTGATGGCGCTGGCGCTGGGATGA
- a CDS encoding DUF429 domain-containing protein yields the protein MTTSPSPSLLGCDFTSAPSRRKPITLAVGRTDRKRIVINGMERFETLEAWAVRMAEPGHWVGGFDLPFGLPRELVTTLGWPTDWAACMTHYAGLSRETIREAFAGFCNARPVGGKFAHRATDGPAGSSPSMKWVNPPVAFMLHAGVPRLMAAGITLPGLLHGDGSRVGLEAYPGLLARSVLGTTSYKSDDKAKQTPDRLIARKTLINALENGQAPLLQAGGLRLKLTHAQRDALADDASGDSLDAVLCLLQAAWAQAQHESGHASWGLPEFDPLEGWIVSA from the coding sequence ATGACGACTTCACCTTCGCCGTCCTTGTTGGGCTGCGATTTCACCAGCGCGCCGAGCCGCCGCAAACCCATCACGCTGGCCGTGGGCCGCACCGACCGCAAGCGCATCGTCATCAACGGCATGGAGCGCTTCGAGACGCTTGAAGCCTGGGCGGTGCGCATGGCCGAGCCCGGCCACTGGGTGGGCGGTTTTGATCTGCCGTTCGGTTTGCCGCGCGAACTCGTCACCACCCTGGGCTGGCCCACCGACTGGGCGGCCTGCATGACCCATTACGCCGGCCTCAGCCGCGAAACCATCCGCGAGGCCTTTGCCGGGTTCTGCAACGCCCGCCCGGTGGGTGGCAAGTTCGCCCACCGCGCCACCGACGGACCGGCCGGCTCCAGCCCGAGCATGAAGTGGGTCAACCCGCCGGTGGCTTTCATGCTGCACGCGGGCGTGCCGCGCCTCATGGCTGCAGGCATCACGCTGCCCGGTCTGCTGCATGGAGATGGCTCGCGTGTGGGCCTGGAGGCCTATCCCGGGCTGCTGGCGCGCAGCGTGCTGGGCACCACTTCGTACAAAAGCGACGACAAGGCCAAACAAACGCCCGACCGCCTGATCGCGCGCAAGACGCTGATCAATGCACTGGAGAACGGCCAGGCGCCACTGCTGCAAGCCGGTGGCCTGCGCCTGAAGCTCACGCACGCGCAACGCGATGCGCTGGCCGACGACGCCAGCGGCGACAGCCTGGACGCCGTGCTCTGCCTGCTGCAGGCCGCCTGGGCGCAGGCGCAACACGAGTCGGGCCATGCGAGCTGGGGCCTGCCCGAATTCGATCCGCTCGAAGGCTGGATCGTCAGCGCCTGA
- a CDS encoding 6,7-dimethyl-8-ribityllumazine synthase, with translation MNQTESSPSIQLPAGLRFAFVEASWHADIVHQARDAFFAEMALSGVGADAIDVFDVPGAFEIPLHAQRLARSGRYAAVVGSALVVDGGIYRHDFVAQTVVQALMDVQLDTGVPMISAVLTPHHFHEHVEHRKYFMRHFAVKGTEAAQACLQTVAGLLRLKSMLPS, from the coding sequence ATGAATCAGACCGAATCTTCCCCCTCCATTCAGCTGCCGGCCGGGCTGCGCTTCGCATTCGTCGAAGCCTCGTGGCACGCCGACATCGTTCATCAGGCGCGGGATGCATTTTTTGCGGAGATGGCACTGTCCGGTGTCGGCGCGGACGCCATCGACGTGTTCGACGTGCCCGGTGCGTTCGAGATCCCGCTGCATGCGCAGCGGCTGGCGCGATCCGGGCGCTATGCCGCGGTGGTCGGCAGCGCACTGGTGGTGGACGGCGGCATTTACCGCCACGACTTTGTGGCCCAGACCGTGGTGCAGGCGCTCATGGACGTGCAGCTCGACACCGGCGTGCCCATGATTTCCGCCGTGCTCACGCCGCACCATTTCCACGAACATGTCGAACACCGCAAATACTTCATGCGCCACTTTGCCGTCAAGGGCACCGAGGCCGCGCAGGCCTGCCTGCAGACGGTGGCCGGGCTGCTGCGTCTGAAGAGCATGCTGCCGTCCTGA
- a CDS encoding DM13 domain-containing protein, with product MTNTAAPVPRRRTAWLLASHVFALLVGFGAGIYTLPILTAPPGPSTEQVAQAAAGGRYSGEFRRDLKDSDPLHWGEGTVSLSLQQIVFTGRLAPGPDYKLYLSPEFVETEADFKRLKPTMLRVGDVKTFENFIVPLPAGADPAGYTSVIVWCETFGQFITAAKYRDPG from the coding sequence ATGACCAACACCGCCGCCCCTGTGCCACGCCGCCGCACCGCCTGGCTGCTGGCATCGCACGTGTTCGCCTTGCTGGTCGGTTTTGGTGCCGGCATCTACACCTTGCCCATCCTCACCGCGCCGCCCGGGCCCAGCACCGAACAGGTGGCGCAAGCCGCCGCGGGTGGGCGGTACAGCGGCGAGTTCCGTCGCGACCTGAAAGACAGCGATCCGCTGCACTGGGGCGAGGGCACGGTGAGCTTGAGCCTGCAGCAGATCGTGTTCACCGGGCGGCTGGCGCCCGGGCCCGACTACAAGCTGTACCTGTCGCCGGAATTCGTGGAGACCGAGGCCGACTTCAAGCGCCTGAAGCCAACCATGCTGCGTGTGGGTGATGTGAAGACCTTCGAGAACTTCATCGTGCCCCTGCCCGCGGGCGCCGATCCCGCGGGTTACACCAGCGTCATCGTCTGGTGCGAAACCTTCGGTCAGTTCATCACCGCTGCGAAGTACCGCGATCCCGGCTGA
- a CDS encoding ligase-associated DNA damage response DEXH box helicase — protein MVSRLWTPFEFQREVWSAIGAGRSGLLHATTGSGKTYAVWLGLIEHLLQTLPAHKPAPLTVLWITPMRALAADSAASLRAPLADLAPGWTLGLRTGDTPSAERARQDRRWPTVLVTTPESLSLLLARTHAPDELAGVRAVVVDEWHELIGSKRGVQVQLALARLRRWQPGLLVWGMSATLGNLDDALRVLCGPDNAQLVRGRVDKALAIDTLIPPEPGRYSWAGHLGKSMQEPVVKELETASTALVFTNTRSQAEIWYQLLLALRPDWAGQVALHHGSLDKAVREWVEQGLKSGQLKAVVATSSLDLGVDFLPVERVLQIGSAKGVSRLLQRAGRSGHAPGRPSRVTLVPTNTLELVEAAAVREAALAGRVESRRSPEQPLDVLVQHLVTVALGGGFMPDDLFDEVRSAFAYRELSRESFDWVLAFCERGGESLNAYPDYHRIQPDDAGVYRVPDTPQGRATARRHRLGVGTIVSDAALQVKFMNGGRIGSIEEGFIARLRKGDCFVFAGRLLEFIRVHEMTAWVKKAEKSKGAVPSWQGSSMPLSSELGDAVLAQMALAAKGRFDSPEMQAARPMLETQARVSRLPRPGELLLEHMKSREGHHLYLYPFAGRHVHLGLASLLAWRLAREQPNTFSLSVNDYGLELLSTEPANLTHLLDRSVFSTDDLLAHVMASLNAGELAQRRFREIARIAGLVFSGYPGAPKSLKQLQASSGLFFEVFRKYDPGNLLLDQAEREVLSQELDIGRLHSSLQGMASHSLHCVELTRPSPMSLPLMVERFRERLSTEQLSARLDKLLRELDKANA, from the coding sequence ATGGTTTCGCGTTTGTGGACGCCCTTCGAGTTTCAACGCGAGGTCTGGTCTGCCATCGGCGCCGGCCGGAGCGGCCTGTTGCACGCCACCACCGGCTCGGGCAAGACCTACGCGGTCTGGTTGGGCCTGATCGAGCACCTGCTGCAGACGCTGCCCGCACACAAGCCCGCACCGCTCACGGTACTGTGGATCACGCCCATGCGGGCGCTGGCGGCCGACAGTGCAGCATCCCTGCGAGCACCGCTGGCCGACCTGGCGCCCGGCTGGACGCTGGGCCTGCGCACCGGTGACACGCCCAGCGCGGAGCGCGCCCGGCAAGATCGGCGCTGGCCCACGGTGCTGGTCACCACGCCCGAATCGCTGTCGCTCCTGCTCGCGCGCACCCACGCGCCCGACGAGCTGGCCGGTGTGCGTGCGGTGGTGGTGGACGAATGGCACGAACTCATCGGCAGCAAGCGCGGTGTGCAGGTGCAGCTGGCGCTGGCGCGGCTGCGGCGCTGGCAGCCCGGGCTGCTGGTGTGGGGCATGAGCGCCACCCTGGGCAATCTGGACGACGCCCTGCGTGTGCTCTGTGGACCCGACAACGCCCAACTGGTGCGCGGGCGTGTGGACAAGGCGCTGGCCATCGACACGCTGATCCCGCCCGAGCCGGGTCGTTATTCGTGGGCCGGGCATCTGGGCAAAAGCATGCAGGAGCCGGTGGTGAAAGAGCTGGAAACCGCCAGCACCGCGCTGGTGTTCACCAACACCCGCAGCCAGGCCGAGATCTGGTACCAGTTGTTGCTCGCCCTGCGGCCCGACTGGGCCGGGCAGGTGGCCCTGCACCACGGCAGCCTGGACAAGGCGGTGCGCGAGTGGGTGGAGCAGGGACTGAAATCCGGCCAGTTGAAGGCGGTGGTGGCCACGTCCTCGCTCGACCTCGGCGTCGACTTTCTGCCGGTTGAACGCGTGCTGCAGATCGGCTCCGCCAAGGGCGTGTCGCGGTTGCTGCAGCGCGCCGGGCGCAGCGGTCATGCACCGGGTCGGCCCAGCCGCGTCACGCTGGTGCCCACCAACACGCTGGAGCTGGTGGAGGCCGCTGCCGTGCGGGAAGCGGCGCTGGCCGGGCGCGTGGAGAGCCGGCGCAGCCCCGAACAACCGCTGGACGTGCTGGTGCAGCACCTGGTCACCGTGGCGCTGGGTGGTGGATTCATGCCCGATGACCTGTTCGATGAGGTGCGCAGCGCGTTCGCCTACCGCGAGCTTTCGCGCGAATCGTTCGACTGGGTGCTGGCCTTTTGTGAACGCGGCGGCGAGAGCCTGAACGCCTACCCCGACTACCACCGCATCCAGCCCGATGACGCCGGCGTCTACCGCGTGCCCGACACGCCGCAGGGCCGCGCCACCGCGCGCCGCCACCGGCTGGGCGTGGGCACCATCGTGAGCGACGCAGCGCTGCAGGTGAAGTTCATGAACGGCGGGCGCATCGGTTCCATCGAAGAAGGCTTCATCGCCCGCTTGCGCAAGGGCGACTGCTTCGTGTTCGCCGGGCGTCTGCTTGAATTCATCCGCGTGCACGAAATGACGGCCTGGGTGAAGAAGGCCGAAAAGTCCAAGGGCGCCGTGCCCTCGTGGCAAGGCAGCAGCATGCCCCTGTCGTCCGAGCTGGGTGACGCCGTGCTGGCCCAGATGGCGCTGGCCGCAAAGGGTCGCTTCGACTCGCCCGAAATGCAGGCCGCGCGACCGATGCTGGAGACCCAGGCCCGCGTGTCGCGCCTGCCGCGGCCGGGTGAGTTGCTGCTCGAGCACATGAAGTCCCGCGAGGGGCACCACCTGTATCTGTACCCGTTCGCCGGGCGCCATGTGCACCTGGGGCTGGCCAGCTTGCTGGCCTGGCGGCTGGCGCGCGAGCAGCCCAACACCTTCAGCCTGTCGGTCAACGACTATGGCCTCGAACTGTTGAGCACCGAGCCGGCCAACCTCACGCACCTGCTGGACCGTTCGGTGTTCAGCACCGACGATCTGCTGGCGCATGTGATGGCGTCGCTCAACGCGGGTGAACTGGCCCAGCGGCGTTTTCGCGAGATCGCGCGCATCGCCGGCCTGGTGTTCAGCGGATACCCGGGAGCGCCCAAAAGCCTCAAGCAGCTGCAGGCCTCCAGCGGTCTGTTCTTCGAGGTGTTTCGCAAGTACGACCCCGGCAACCTGCTGCTGGACCAGGCGGAGCGCGAGGTGCTGTCGCAGGAGCTCGACATTGGCCGGCTGCACAGCAGCCTGCAAGGCATGGCCAGCCACAGCCTGCACTGTGTGGAGCTCACCCGCCCCAGCCCCATGAGCCTGCCGCTGATGGTGGAGCGCTTTCGTGAGCGGCTCAGCACCGAACAACTCTCCGCGCGGCTGGACAAGCTGCTGCGCGAACTCGACAAGGCGAACGCATGA